In the genome of Ctenopharyngodon idella isolate HZGC_01 chromosome 19, HZGC01, whole genome shotgun sequence, one region contains:
- the atf6b gene encoding cyclic AMP-dependent transcription factor ATF-6 beta isoform X1 yields MMTAELLLSDPDSRFCADNLLTSEDWDACLYQCEDMEEDFTGELKYNTSLDRDLILTLDPDNPTSPWKNLDLNLTGEMSVMKDEMTITQPLPVDMFFQVKTEPPSPSSSLTSDSSILSLPEAQVMVKSENPPTPPYMYGDVLSPPLASVEVTVASVAPQHHPPAALTVQTLSSLDAQTTATLKASSILSSKPLLQPKPVCVTPLPVAPSPSPAKALILQSLPVPVSPIDQNATPVVLSQSVCLGSAPAIVKMEPLSPSMPHCSSPSAPAPSKPIIPASSLPASSCSDIDMKVLKRQQRMIKNRESACQSRKKKKEYLQNLEAQLREAQQENERLRRENQALRLRLAGKEAVESGSNKRAVCVMALFLFITFTFGPVSLKERTLDAGLEEAAVPLTGRHLLEFESSQEPSGNMEREEGEAELEKEPALSYQFRNQSAVFSDVKELLLQDIDRYFSSPDCRQFNRSESLRLADELRGWVHRHQSNRKSDGKPKVVKKTKIAQQKAQHRKTNFSRYLPIQAHRSIESQLQVLPGPEISYSDFLDAIDRREDTFYVVSFRRDHLLLPAISHNKTSRPKMSLVMPAMAINDSVYNSSQGGYEMMMQVDCEVMDTRIIPIKSSVVPPSLRDPPPAPPPHHHHHGNHTSLRSRTQQSHGRRRGSGYLISQSGSV; encoded by the exons ATGATGACCGCGGAGCTGCTGCTGTCGGACCCGGACAGCCGCTTCTGCGCCGATAACCTGCTGACCAGCGAGGACTGGG ATGCCTGTCTGTATCAGTGTGAGGATATGGAGGAGGATTTCACCGGAGAACTGAAGTATAACACATCg ctgGACCGGGATCTCATCCTCACGCTGGACCCTGATAACCCCACGTCACCATGGAAGAACCTGGACCTCAACCTCACAG GTGAAATGTCAGTCATGAAGGATGAAATGACAATAACACAACCTCTGCCAGTGGACATGT TTTTCCAGGTGAAGACCGAACCTCCGTCACCGTCGTCGTCTCTGACCTCTGACAGCTCCATACTGTCTTTACCTGAAGCTCAG GTGATGGTGAAAAGTGAGAACCCGCCCACTCCGCCGTACATGTATGGAGACGTGCTGTCGCCGCCGCTGGCCAGTGTGGAGGTGACCGTCGCCAGCGTCGCTCCACAGCATCATCCTCCTGCTGCCCTGACCGTACAGACGCTGAGCAGCCTCGACGCACAAACCACAG CCACACTGAAGGCCAGCAGCATTCTGAGCAGCAAACCTCTGCTCCAGCCCAAACCCGTGTGTGTGACGCCGCTGCCTGTGGCTCCGAGCCCGAGTCCGGCCAAAGCCCTGATCCTGCAGAGCCTTCCTGTTCCTGTTTCTCCAATCGACCAGAACGCCACACCTG TGGTTCTGTCTCAGTCCGTGTGTCTGGGTTCTGCTCCTGCTATAGTGAAGATGGAGCCTCTCTCTCCCAGCATGCCTCACTGCAGCAGCCCGTCAGCCCCGGCCCCGAGCAAACCCATCATCCCCGCGTCCAGCCTGCCTgccagcagctgcagtgacatAGAC ATGAAGGTTCTGAAGCGGCAGCAGCGCATGATCAAGAACCGAGAGTCGGCCTGTCAGAGCCGCAAGAAGAAGAAGGAGTACCTGCAGAACCTGGAGGCGCAGCTGCGGGAGGCGCAGCAGGAGAACGAGCGTCTGCGCAGAGAAAACCAGGCGCTGCGGCTGAGGCTCGCCGGGAAAGag GCTGTTGAATCCGGCAGCAATAAGAGAGCTGTGTGCGTGATGGCTCTGTTCCTCTTCATCACCTTCACCTTCGGCCCCGTCAg TCTCAAAGAGCGGACACTGGACGCGGGGTTAGAGGAAGCGGCCGTGCCTCTGACAGGAAGACACCTGCTGGAGTTTGAGAGCTCTCAGGAGCCGAGCGGGAACATGGAGCGAGAGGAAGGAGAAGCCGAGCTGGAGAAAGAGCCTGCGCTCTCATATCAGTTCAG GAATCAGAGCGCTGTGTTCAGTGACGTGAAGGAGCTGCTCCTGCAGGATATCGACCGGTACTTCTCCTCTCCGGACTGCCGGCAGTTCAATCGCTCCGAGTCCCTCAG GTTGGCGGATGAGCTGCGCGGATGGGTTCATCGACATCAGAGCAACCGGAAGTCTGATGGGAAGCCTAAGGTTGTGAAGAAGACTAAAATAGCTCAG CAGAAAGCTCAGCACAGGAAGACAAACTTCTCCAGGTACCTTCCTATTCAGGCTCATCGATCCATAGAAAG TCAGCTGCAGGTGCTGCCGGGGCCGGAGATCAGCTACAGCGACTTCCTGGACGCCATCGACCGGCGCGAGGACACCTTCTACGTCGTGTCCTTCAGACGG GATCACCTGCTGTTACCTGCCATCAGCCACAATAAAACATCTCGACCCAAAATGTCTCTGGTCATGCCTGCCATGGCCATCAACG ATTCGGTGTATAACTCGTCTCAGGGTGGTTATGAGATGATGATGCAGGTGGACTGTGAGGTGATGGACACCAGGATCATCCCAATCAAATCCTCTGTAGTCCCGCCCTCTCTCAGAGACCCGCCCCCCGCCCCGCCTCCTCACCATCATCACCACGGCAACCACACCTCCCTCCGCAGCCGCACCCAGCAGTCCCACGGCAGGCGGAGGGGATCGGGTTACTTGATCAGCCAGAGCGGGTCCGTGTGA
- the LOC127500973 gene encoding uncharacterized protein LOC127500973 → MSLRVILLVSFSLQCFMCVPTVNVSVRREQNASLPCHSNYTNSSSVMAWYRLNSEKITLLVSAMRGNVQKNTFIVEYNEERSNLKLDGDSRLESVSLVISAVREADLGLYFCAVGVSLNKMLFGTAVRLTFADAEQQRHTSDVMGCWSLWLCVCITCGICGFLCACVLCYRKNSSVVSCISCVKENSNVQAAQVQYSSLRFIRRSRAAAPAPENVTYATIAKHTP, encoded by the exons ATGAGCCTCAGAGTAATCCTGTTAGTCA GCTTCAGTCTGCAGTGTTTCATGTGTGTTCCCACTGTGAATGTGAGCGTCCGGCGCGAGCAGAACGCCTCTCTGCCCTGTCACAGCAACTACACCAACTCCAGCTCTGTGATGGCCTGGTACCGGCTGAACTCGGAGAAGATTACTTTACTCGTATCTGCGATGAGAGGAAACGTGCAGAAGAACACGTTTATTGTTGAGTACAATGAGGAGCGAAGCAACTTGAAGCTGGACGGCGACAGCAGGCTGGAGTCTGTGAGTCTGGTCATCTCTGCGGTCAGAGAGGCGGATCTCGGCCTGTACTTCTGCGCTGTTGGCGTCAGCTTGAACAAGATGCTTTTTGGGACTGCTGTCAGACTCACGTTTGCAG ACGCTGAGCAGCAGCGGCACACTTCAGATGTCATGGGCTGCTGGTCGCTCTGGCTTTGTGTTTGCATCACATGCGGGATTTGTGGTTTTCTCTGCGCTTGTGTGCTTTGTTACAGAAAAA ATTCTTCTGTGGTCTCCTGCATCAGCTGTGTGAAGGAGAACTCAAATGTCCAG GCAGCACAGGTCCAGTATTCCAGTCTCCGGTTCATCCGGCGCTCCAGAGCAGCCGCTCCGGCTCCAGAGAACGTGACGTACGCAACCATCGCCAAACACACGCCCTGA
- the atf6b gene encoding cyclic AMP-dependent transcription factor ATF-6 beta isoform X2, which translates to MMTAELLLSDPDSRFCADNLLTSEDWDACLYQCEDMEEDFTGELKYNTSLDRDLILTLDPDNPTSPWKNLDLNLTGEMSVMKDEMTITQPLPVDMFFQVKTEPPSPSSSLTSDSSILSLPEAQVMVKSENPPTPPYMYGDVLSPPLASVEVTVASVAPQHHPPAALTVQTLSSLDAQTTATLKASSILSSKPLLQPKPVCVTPLPVAPSPSPAKALILQSLPVPVSPIDQNATPVVLSQSVCLGSAPAIVKMEPLSPSMPHCSSPSAPAPSKPIIPASSLPASSCSDIDMKVLKRQQRMIKNRESACQSRKKKKEYLQNLEAQLREAQQENERLRRENQALRLRLAGKEAVESGSNKRAVCVMALFLFITFTFGPVSLKERTLDAGLEEAAVPLTGRHLLEFESSQEPSGNMEREEGEAELEKEPALSYQFRNQSAVFSDVKELLLQDIDRYFSSPDCRQFNRSESLRLADELRGWVHRHQSNRKSDGKPKVVKKTKIAQKAQHRKTNFSRYLPIQAHRSIESQLQVLPGPEISYSDFLDAIDRREDTFYVVSFRRDHLLLPAISHNKTSRPKMSLVMPAMAINDSVYNSSQGGYEMMMQVDCEVMDTRIIPIKSSVVPPSLRDPPPAPPPHHHHHGNHTSLRSRTQQSHGRRRGSGYLISQSGSV; encoded by the exons ATGATGACCGCGGAGCTGCTGCTGTCGGACCCGGACAGCCGCTTCTGCGCCGATAACCTGCTGACCAGCGAGGACTGGG ATGCCTGTCTGTATCAGTGTGAGGATATGGAGGAGGATTTCACCGGAGAACTGAAGTATAACACATCg ctgGACCGGGATCTCATCCTCACGCTGGACCCTGATAACCCCACGTCACCATGGAAGAACCTGGACCTCAACCTCACAG GTGAAATGTCAGTCATGAAGGATGAAATGACAATAACACAACCTCTGCCAGTGGACATGT TTTTCCAGGTGAAGACCGAACCTCCGTCACCGTCGTCGTCTCTGACCTCTGACAGCTCCATACTGTCTTTACCTGAAGCTCAG GTGATGGTGAAAAGTGAGAACCCGCCCACTCCGCCGTACATGTATGGAGACGTGCTGTCGCCGCCGCTGGCCAGTGTGGAGGTGACCGTCGCCAGCGTCGCTCCACAGCATCATCCTCCTGCTGCCCTGACCGTACAGACGCTGAGCAGCCTCGACGCACAAACCACAG CCACACTGAAGGCCAGCAGCATTCTGAGCAGCAAACCTCTGCTCCAGCCCAAACCCGTGTGTGTGACGCCGCTGCCTGTGGCTCCGAGCCCGAGTCCGGCCAAAGCCCTGATCCTGCAGAGCCTTCCTGTTCCTGTTTCTCCAATCGACCAGAACGCCACACCTG TGGTTCTGTCTCAGTCCGTGTGTCTGGGTTCTGCTCCTGCTATAGTGAAGATGGAGCCTCTCTCTCCCAGCATGCCTCACTGCAGCAGCCCGTCAGCCCCGGCCCCGAGCAAACCCATCATCCCCGCGTCCAGCCTGCCTgccagcagctgcagtgacatAGAC ATGAAGGTTCTGAAGCGGCAGCAGCGCATGATCAAGAACCGAGAGTCGGCCTGTCAGAGCCGCAAGAAGAAGAAGGAGTACCTGCAGAACCTGGAGGCGCAGCTGCGGGAGGCGCAGCAGGAGAACGAGCGTCTGCGCAGAGAAAACCAGGCGCTGCGGCTGAGGCTCGCCGGGAAAGag GCTGTTGAATCCGGCAGCAATAAGAGAGCTGTGTGCGTGATGGCTCTGTTCCTCTTCATCACCTTCACCTTCGGCCCCGTCAg TCTCAAAGAGCGGACACTGGACGCGGGGTTAGAGGAAGCGGCCGTGCCTCTGACAGGAAGACACCTGCTGGAGTTTGAGAGCTCTCAGGAGCCGAGCGGGAACATGGAGCGAGAGGAAGGAGAAGCCGAGCTGGAGAAAGAGCCTGCGCTCTCATATCAGTTCAG GAATCAGAGCGCTGTGTTCAGTGACGTGAAGGAGCTGCTCCTGCAGGATATCGACCGGTACTTCTCCTCTCCGGACTGCCGGCAGTTCAATCGCTCCGAGTCCCTCAG GTTGGCGGATGAGCTGCGCGGATGGGTTCATCGACATCAGAGCAACCGGAAGTCTGATGGGAAGCCTAAGGTTGTGAAGAAGACTAAAATAGCTCAG AAAGCTCAGCACAGGAAGACAAACTTCTCCAGGTACCTTCCTATTCAGGCTCATCGATCCATAGAAAG TCAGCTGCAGGTGCTGCCGGGGCCGGAGATCAGCTACAGCGACTTCCTGGACGCCATCGACCGGCGCGAGGACACCTTCTACGTCGTGTCCTTCAGACGG GATCACCTGCTGTTACCTGCCATCAGCCACAATAAAACATCTCGACCCAAAATGTCTCTGGTCATGCCTGCCATGGCCATCAACG ATTCGGTGTATAACTCGTCTCAGGGTGGTTATGAGATGATGATGCAGGTGGACTGTGAGGTGATGGACACCAGGATCATCCCAATCAAATCCTCTGTAGTCCCGCCCTCTCTCAGAGACCCGCCCCCCGCCCCGCCTCCTCACCATCATCACCACGGCAACCACACCTCCCTCCGCAGCCGCACCCAGCAGTCCCACGGCAGGCGGAGGGGATCGGGTTACTTGATCAGCCAGAGCGGGTCCGTGTGA
- the LOC127500972 gene encoding CXADR-like membrane protein: MRFIILIWTFLFIFHLTTENISVTVSAPEKHSLVLMCDKASDIDWSHGLRRVIASKHGQQVSYLDQRKHQLLSDGTLHIRDLQPSDAGQYYCNDQLIANIAVLKGQNFTILAGTTVYLPCKTSDKFKQRWAFKRTAQSRKEFISTLYKNSTVKKERDDPTSRFTHTINHLIISNLQLQDSGLYLCNNREMAFLTVTTDVNNNSPEMNNNLSILLALCLLAIICVCVLSVILSCRRTRTNTRKESGPTDHTSGLPLHSMTDEGRWMPDAHEDTGEMQYESLDVQQQNVIYSTLLIRPKSS, translated from the exons ATGAGATTCATTATTCTAATCTGGACGTTTCTCTTCATCTTCCATCTGACCACAGAGAACATCTCAG TGACAGTGAGTGCTCCAGAAAAGCATTCTCTTGTGCTGATGTGCGACAAAGCTTCAGACATCGACTGGAGCCACGGGCTGAGAAGAGTCATCGCCTCTAAACATGGACAGCAGGTGTCTTACCTGGACCAGAGAAAACACCAGCTGCTTTCAGATGGCACGCTCCACATCAGAGACCTGCAGCCGTCCGACGCAGGACAATATTACTGTAACGATCAGCTGATCGCAAATATCGCCGTTCTCAAAG GCCAAAACTTCACCATTCTTGCAGGCACAACTGTTTATCTGCCATGTAAAACCTCTGATAAATTTAAGCAGAGATGGGCATTCAAGCGAACTGCTCAGTCCAGAAAAGAGTTCATTTCCACGCTCTATAAAAACAGCACagtgaagaaagagagagacgaTCCGACGTCCAGATTCACTCACACCATCAACCACCTGATCATCAGCAATCTCCAGCTGCAGGACTCGGGCCTTTACCTGTGCAACAACAGAGAGATGGCCTTCCTCACTGTGACCACAG ATGTTAACAACAACAGTCCAGAAATGAATAACAATC tgtcCATCCTGCTGGCTCTGTGTTTACTGGCGATCATCTGCGTCTGCGTTCTCTCTGTGATACTCAGCTGCAGAAGAACCAGAACAAACACTAGAAaggaatcag gGCCGACAGATCATACATCAGGTCTGCCGCTGCACAGCATGACAGATGAAG GCCGCTGGATGCCGGACGCTCACGAGGATACA ggcgAGATGCAGTACGAGTCTCTGGATGTTCAGCAACAGAATGTCATTTACTCCACACTTCTCATACGCCCGAAGAGTTCATAA